The Manihot esculenta cultivar AM560-2 chromosome 1, M.esculenta_v8, whole genome shotgun sequence genome has a window encoding:
- the LOC110628099 gene encoding uncharacterized protein LOC110628099 yields the protein MELNSLFSSSALPPLSFPYKKSHTQKTKFQNRKRCSRSGIALAAGRRPDSYGEMLVDESMIVLRKRIHEMKMIERNYQPPAEWMEWEKQFYTRYDEFICKFVGLVQLQLMNTRPSLALGMLLLVMMSVPLSTATIAMQIMEAASGAISTLHL from the coding sequence ATGGAGTTAAATTCCCTTTTCTCATCATCAGCGCTTCCTCCACTCTCATTTCCTTACAAAAAATCGCACACACAGAAAACGAAATTTCAGAACAGGAAAAGGTGTAGCAGATCAGGCATTGCTTTGGCTGCTGGAAGAAGACCAGACTCTTATGGAGAAATGCTTGTGGACGAAAGCATGATAGTGCTAAGGAAACGCATACATGAAATGAAGATGATAGAGAGAAATTACCAGCCACCGGCGGAGTGGATGGAGTGGGAGAAGCAATTCTATACCCGCTACGACGAATTTATCTGCAAGTTTGTGGGACTCGTGCAATTGCAATTGATGAATACTAGGCCTAGTTTGGCTTTAGGGATGCTACTGCTTGTTATGATGAGTGTCCCTTTATCTACGGCCACGATTGCTATGCAGATCATGGAGGCGGCCAGTGGAGCCATCTCAACCCTTCATTTGTAG